GGGATGGTCATCCCGACCACAAACGCCACGGCGAACACGACAAAGACAGTGGCGAGGGCTTTACGCATGAGGGTCACCTCCTTTCACCAATCAATTAGTCCGTCCGTCGTTGATAGTCAACAGGAATTGTCCCCAACGCGTCAGCCGCACAGGACCGCGCCGCCGTTGACGTTGAGGATTTCGCCGGTGATGAAGCTGGACCAGCCGGAGGCGAGGAAGACAATCGCGCCGGCGATCTCCTCGGCGCCGGCGGCGCGTCCCAGCGGAATCAGGCCAATGTGGCGGTGCGCGTCGGGAGCGCGCAGGGCCTCATGCGACATGTCGGTGTCGACCCAGCCGGGCGCGACGCAGTTGACGCGGATGCCGTCGCCGACCAGCTCCGGCGCCAGCGACTTGGTGAAGGAGATCGTCGCCCCCTTGGTCGCGGCGTAGTGAGAGTGGAAGGCCTCACCGCGCTGCCCGGCGGTCGAGGCGATGTTGATGATGTTGCCGCGCGTCCGCCGCAGGTGCGGCACCGCCGCGCGGCAGGCATAGAACAGATTCTTCAGATTGATGTCGATCATCTCGTCGATCTGGGCGTCGGTGATCGTGGCGATCGGCCCCTCCTTCCAGATGCCGGCATTGTTGACCAGGACATCGAGACGTCCGAAGTCAACGGCCGCGCGGGCCACCAATTCATCGACGGCGCGGGAATCGGCAATGTCGGCGGCGTA
This window of the bacterium genome carries:
- a CDS encoding SDR family NAD(P)-dependent oxidoreductase; this translates as MKIDFSGQTVLITGASRGIGRAAARLFAEHGADVAVHYQRNRAAAEAAVAEIAAMGRTARAYAADIADSRAVDELVARAAVDFGRLDVLVNNAGIWKEGPIATITDAQIDEMIDINLKNLFYACRAAVPHLRRTRGNIINIASTAGQRGEAFHSHYAATKGATISFTKSLAPELVGDGIRVNCVAPGWVDTDMSHEALRAPDAHRHIGLIPLGRAAGAEEIAGAIVFLASGWSSFITGEILNVNGGAVLCG